CTCTGGCTGTCGGCAGCCACATCCTGTCggctacttttttatatttggtaTTTTGAGAAATCAATGATGATTGTAAATGGAGTGCAGAGGCCATGGGAGGGCCTTCCAGAACTGGGCAGGACCTCAACCGAGCCTGCCTGCCCCTGCCTACCCACAGGGGGCGTTCCTCACCTGGCCTGTCCAGGACCTGTCCAGTACCACTGCAGAAGGGTTGGGTGGCCCCTACTGTGCCTTGACGAAGCTCTGGACTGTGGGGGCTGCTTCCTCCGGTGATGACTATCGCATGTGTCAGTGTGAGTGACAGCGCCGGAGCAGGGACGCCTGCCCACCTGAGCTTCTGCCAGCACAGCCGGCCAGTGGCTCGAGGGGGCGGCAGAGCTCGGCTTTCAGGAGCTCTGCCGGGCCCAGACAGATGCACCGCCTCTGTGCATGAGCAGCCAGCCTCATCCCATGGTGCACCTGGCCTCCTCATTCAGCAGAGCAGGGTGCTGCAGGTGGGCTGTGGATGGCCGTGCCTGGCTCAGGGCCAGGCCAGGTGAGGAGAGCCTGACCCGCTCCAAGCTGCGCACTGCAGCTCTGCACAAGAGGCCTGTGCTCTACGTGGCCATGCTCTAGTTGGCTAGGACCCATGAGGGCTGCAGCCTGCTGCTGAGGTTAGTCCCTGCTTGGACTTCCAGTGGGTGGCCCCTTCTCTTGACAGTGTCCTCAGAGTGGGCTGGTAATAGCAAGATCCCAGGgcatccccagtccccagccaGCCACAGGTACCTGGCAGCACTGGCCAGGTAGGTGAGTCCTATCACCAGAACTCTAGAGGGCTCTGGACGGGAGCAGAGGGTCCCCCAGGAGCAGAGGCCTCAGCAGGCATGGAGAGGGCTGGCAGCCACACTGTGTGAGGGAGGCCTGCATGGCTGTTGCTGGGGATGGACGTGCCACCTGACTATCCCTCCCTACTTCTTCCCTGCCCACTCCCTGGGTCTCGCTTCTGGGCCCTCTGACTCCTGGCATCTGCCAGGGCCCCCTTCAGGAACATCCCTCCCCTTGGGACACTTACTGGCAGtcaaacccagaggtgctctaccaccagCTCCATcctccagttcttttttattttattttgagatagggtcttagtAAGTTGTGGAGGTGGGCCTCCAActtgcagccctcctgcctcagcctcggagTTGCTGGACCACCGGCCCCACTGACTTGGCTAAGTGTGGAGCAGATTCCTGGTCCTGTTCACTGGGCCTCCGCTTCCCTCCCCCCAGATTCACAGCCAGGCTGCCTGGAGTGTGGGCTGAGTGCAGGCAGGAGGGGGAGCCCCTGGATGAGTTGCTTCTCCTGGCGGGGGTCCTGGCGTGGGGGAGCCCCTGAGGAGCCTCTGCACTGCGCCGCCCCACCCCCGCACAGCCACCTCACCCCTCCCCACAGCACCCGGGTTCTGTAGACGTGATCTCATCCAGCGTCGGGACCCctgggaagggggctggggtagAGTTCGGGCAGAGGGCCTGGTTTcgtcctttctctctctgcatgTCAACCActgggagaaactgaggctgggcCTTCTGGTGGAGGAGCCTCCAGCCCTCCTCTTTTCCTGTCCAGCAGGCCTGTGGCCCTGTTTGTCTAGGAAGCCTGGCCAGGAGGAGGGGTTGGAGGCCCTGGCTGGGAGGAGCCGTGCCCCTCACTAGTTTACCCATCCATTCCCCACAGGCACTGGCCTGGGACCATCCACTAGAACCCTCtggtgggcctggggctgggggctgggccgcagccctgcctggctcccCAGCACCCCTGGCTCTGCCTGGGCTGTAGCTTCGGGATCCCGCAGGGACGCGCCCCGCATGTCTGCATCCAGAACCCGGGATCCTCTCTGCTCTCTCGCCAAACACCGTTAATGGCTTCTCCCAGCTACTGAAACGGCAGCTGCCTCCAGTGCTGGCGGCCTCCTGCTCCTTCGGGGCCGCCCCCGCCCGCCTGCGTCCTGGCCACCGCCCCACGTACTCTGGCgcttgcttgctttcttgctttcGTTGCTGCTGGCAAGGGGAGCCTGTCGGCTCAGGTTTCCAGTGAGTGAGTTAGTGAGTggccctccctgctctgtttgTGGAGGGCACCCGAGCCTGCAGACTGCCCTGGCGGCCGTTCACCCAGGGCCAGTCTGTATGCCTGCCTCTGAATGGGGTTGCTGGTGGGCATCAGCCCACTGATGCCAACCCAGGGGCACCACCAGCAGCCCAGGGCATGGGTGTGCGTATGTGGCTTTGACTGTCCTGGGCCAGGGAGACAAGACTGCCAGCTCCCACTCTTGCCATCAGCCTGGTGGTTCTCAAGAGCCACCCTTTGTGTCCTAGTACCCCTGCTGGCTGAGGATTGCCATTTCAGGGGTGGTCAGTGAGGAGGGGTAGATGGTGGAAGCCAGCTTCCCCTGGTACTAAGCACTCTCTACAGGGTTCCTGCAGTGACCATCAGGCAGAGTTGACCTTTAGAACTGCATCCTGGCTTGTGCTGGGCTTGGTGGGGTGAAAGCCCTGGCCTACCACACTGGACTCAGGCAGGGCCAGTTTCTTGACAGCAGTCCCCACAGAGTGGTGGTGTTGGTGCGGGCTCTTGAGGAGGACATCTGGAGAGCAGGCCTGTGGAGTGGAGCCGGGTGTTGGAGGGTGAGGGTGCTGGGGCATAGGGTAAGGGCCCATCCAGGAAGCGGGCTGCTGGAGCTCTGTGTATGGGGGTGCTCAGGGTTACGGTTTTCCAGAGGAGATTCAGAGGCCTAGAGCCAGGGAGTGGGCTGAGCAGGTGGGGAGCTAGAAGCAGCACTGTGTCTCTGAATATGCCCCTCAGCTCACGAAGATATATAAGGACGGCCTGAGCCCATGTCCCCCACCCCAGCATTCCTGCAGAAACACCTGGGATGCATCTGCTGTCCAGAGTAGGGGTGTGTGGCACAGGAGCACCCACGGGACCTGTCTAGCTCTGGGAGAGGGCCAGGCTGTCTGGGCCTGGGGCACCCTCTAGGTGAGGGGTGCTTCTCCCTACCTTGCAAACTCATGTGTGGCTCACTGTCCCCACTCCCTAGTGGGAATCTGGGCAGTGGGGCCACATGTGCCTGATGACTGAGGGATGGGCCAGCAGATggtgggaggaagagggaggccaGGGTGTCTGGGCACAGACTGTGGGGCAGTCTGACAGGAGGCCGGAAGGTGGCTCCTCCTGCTGGCCCCAACCCCTTCTGGGTTCCCTTGACGGGTTTGGACTTGGGTCAGGAAGAGGTGGTCTTCCCTCTGGTCTGTCGCGAAGGCCTCTGGTGTGGGCTCTATGGCCCAGCGTCCCTGCTGGAACCTTCATGGTGTCAGTGCTGCAGGTGAGAGAGCTCATGGCGGCCCGCAGGCCCTGAGCACTTTGACAGAGATAAGACACCTCGGGAGGGGGAGGCAGCAGCAGAGGCACAGGAAGGCCGTAAGCTCCGAGGCGGGCGTTTTGTGCAGGGGGAGCTGAGTGAGCACTGAACACTACCCGCATTGTAATCCGAGAGGGGCCAGGGGAAGAGAGAGACTGAGCAAGACTGCTGACCCCGAGCTCCCGGGGGACAGGTGGGAGAGGCGGAACGAGGAGAGAGTGAAGGATTCCAGAGGTGGGCCGGCTTCCTCTCTCGCAGACAGACACGGGAGGGAGGTGGGCAGCGGGCCAGCCCCGTACCTGCAGTTCCAATCTGCGGTCCTGACAGCTGCAGCCActttggggagggggaggggatagGGCTCATCGAGAGCGGAAAAGTCCCAGCCGACACATCAGCTAGTTGCTGCCGTGTCCGGTGCAGTCTGGGGTGGGGGGACCCCTGCCCAGCCCTATTCCATAGGCCTGTCTTTGGGGCTATGTTGCCCCTAAGGAAAGCCCTGGGCTTGTCTCTGTCTGTgcctaggccagcctgggccggGGTCTTGTAGTGTGGTGCCTGACCCAGAGGGGTCACATGTGTTTCCTGGCAGCCTGCAGGTGCTGAGCAGGGCGGGGTGGCTGGTCTGGGGCGCAGGCAGCCTGGTGATGAATCATGTGGTGCTGCCAGCGGCTCGTTCCCCACGCTGGGGACGGGGAGCTGACAGCCGACGCCGGACCAAGCGTTTCCAGCTCAGCTTTGCTTGCAGGGGCCTCCCGTCCTTGCTAGCTGCCTCTGTGGGGCACATGCAGAAGGAGCCCTGCGTCCTCGTCCTACAGTTCCCCAGCTTGGTGGAGGGCAAGGCCAGACTCTGGAAGGGAGCCAGGGTCCGAGGTGGGCAGGGAGCACCTGCCATCCTTTAGCTGCCGGCTGTGCTGTGGGACTTGGGACTCGTGTGGGGCCACAGGCTGGGGAGGCCCCCGCCACCCCCGGTCTGGCTTGAATCTGGAGTGGTGGAGGGTGATGGAGTGTTCCTCCcaacccctcccttcctcctgctgGCTGTTGGGCCAGCCCCTCGGCTGCTGCTACCGGTGCAGCTTGGGGAGCAGCCGGGCCGGCTGCCCAGACCTGAGGTTGGCCAAGCTGCAGCCGCTGCCGGAGTCAGGCCCCACAATAGAGGCCTTGGCCGGGCGCGTGCCGCACCCTATCTGGGCCCCTGGAGATCCTTCCAACCTAAGGCCTATTgctgtccctgtccccttccACCTGGCCCTGCTTAACCCCCCAGCGATAGCCCTCTACTCAGCCTTGCTCAGACCCCATGCCTACACTCCCTGTCCTTGTGCTGTGCCAGGTCTTCCTGCCTCGGCTGGCCCTCCTCCTGTACTTGGCTCAGGCTGTGGGGTGCCCACTGGTGCCAGCCATCAAGCCCCCATTGCTTCAGCCCCTGGCTGCCTACACAGTCTCCAGTCTTGCCTGCTGTGTAGGctgccagtctctgctctccagGGCTGTGCCCCCTTGTGCCCCTGGTTTGGTCTCTGGGGGGCTTTCCGTCTTGTGCCCCTGGTTTGGTCTCTGGGGACTTTCCCTCAGCGCTCTCTGCAGTGCATATCCTCTGGTTTATCCCCGACACTGCCCAGGCCACTCCAACCAGAGGTGGCTGTCTGCACCCCTGCCTGGACCAAATCTGTGTGTGAGGGGAGGCAAGCTGCAGTGCTCCCGGGACCTGCAGCGGGGACTGGCACCTCTTGCCAGATCATGCCCTGCGCTCTGCCCAGCATCATACAGTGATCTTGTTGTGTGGGAGGGCGGCTGGGCAGGGTGCTGCATAGAGAACACATGGGAGGGAAAGAACCTCCCTCAGCCCCCAGCTGCATCCCTGGTCCCCCGGGCCTGGCTTCCCTGGGCAGACAGGGGTTTCTGCAGTAAATGTGCCCTCTCCTCCCCCCCTCTGGCCAGCTGTGGGCTCCTGCAGGATTAAGGGGAGGAAATTTGGGGTTGGGTTTCTCTCTGAATGAAACCTGCCGCTGAGACTTTTTATCCTGTTATATTTCTATCACATTGGACACAGCCCACCCCCCATCCGTAATGGCTCTGGCTTTGAGAATTTCCTACAAAATTACACCACTGCTTCCTGCTCCATATTCCCTGGAGCCCATCATACAGAGGAGGGGCAGCTCTGGCCCTGCCCTGTGATGGTGCCCAGGGCTTCAGCACCTGggctccccagggcaggggcaCAGCAGTGCCTGTGCTGAAGGCCAGGAGGGCAAGGGTCTGAGGAGCGTCCTGGGACACCAGCCTCTTGCACCTGGCACCCTTACCTACCACCCTGCCAGAAGTCAGGCTGCTGGCTGCCCGGATCAGTGGGGAAGGTGGTCTGCATGGGACTGCCTGGCCTTTCTACTCTGCCCACAGAGCTCTGCCACTAAACTAAATTGTCCCCTGTAGGATTGTAACAGTTGGCCTGCTGGGCAGGAACCCAGTGGGGTCTTTCAGGAAGTTGGGTGGGAGAGTGGTAGATATCCAGGAGTCCTCCTTCAGTGTGCTGCTCCGGGCAGGGTACCTTATGGCCCAATGACAGCTTACAGAGGCAGGAGAGTAGGGTGGCCCTGGCAGGCTGTGGGCCACAGCTGTGGGCCCAGGTGGGCACCAGTGTGGCACTTATATGGCTGTCACCTGGCTGCTATCAGGCCAACCCTATGTCCACTCTGAGGAGTACTGTTTGGCCAAGCCGCCTATCTATAAGCCAGCCTTAAGGCCCCACACTGTCCCTGCAGGGCAGTGGGCTTGCTCCCTCCTGGGTCCCTCTCCTCTGGCCTGtcctcagcccctccccacaGTCTCCCAATAGGAGACTCTTATTGGGTGCCTCTGCGAGACTGCCTCAGTCTAGTCCTAGAAGCCGGGGCTTCTCAGGGAACTGGGGCGCCACAGGCAGGGAAAGATGGGGAGCTCCAGGGGTGGGGAGTGCGAGCTCAGCTGAGGGCGCATGGTGAGTTCAGAACCTTTCAAGAGGATAGTCTGCCTCCGTATTTGGAAGGTAGtgttccattttttaattatacaaaatttcCACACTTTATATTATCACATCAGAGATGCAGGATGCCAACACTTAGCCCAGGTAGGGAGCCAGCGTGGAAAGTTCCAGTGGCCGGGCGAGTGCTGAGCTACTCAAAGTCAGGCCGCTGcctgtctgtccatctgtccgTTGGCCCTGCTAACAACCAGGGGCGGGTCTGGCCTGGTGGGTGCTCTCTGGGCCCATGCCCACGTCAGGTCCAAGCTGGGGCTCTGGGCCTCCCCGCTGACATCCACCTTCGCCAGGCATCCGCCCTGGCTGCTCGGGCCCTCCTCCTAACTCCGAATTGCCGTTTTTCTGTCTCGGTCTTTGCtctgcagagggaaggaggggtgtCAGGGCCAGGGCAGAGGCCCTGTGTCACCCAGTGCCAGCCCTggcctctctggcttcctgctgGGTGCTGTCTCAGATGGCCAGTGCTAAGGCACCCCCTTcctggctcccccccccccccccgtgcatTTTGGGGAGGGGCGTATGCTGCTGCACAGCCGAAActgtaaaattaaatttcccagaTGTTCAGGCCCCAGGAGCTCGCGCGTGCTGTCTGGAGAGGAAATGGGGATTGGGAAAAGTCGTTGTATTTTCTCCCTGCTCACCCTGCTTTTCCGGTGCCACCAAGCTGGGCTGGAGCTGTAAATCAAGGCTGGCCAGCGTCTCCCAGAGCCTGGCCCTCACCCCCAGACCCATGTCCCTTGTGGCCTCTGCCTTCTGCCTCCTACGGGTCAGGGGGAGGGGCAGCAGGTGCTCACTGAGCcctgggggtgggtggtgggCTGCAGGGGCTAAGGAGTGGTGATAGCTGGACCCCAGGGGTTCCCTTCAGAAAAGTGCCTTATTGCTACCCTTTTGCCGGAGGGCAGGGCTCATATGTACTTCCTTTCTCAACTTGCTGAGAAATCCTCAGCATCTCCCAGGTTGGTGTTCACCCAGCTTTCCCCCTGAGCTCCCTGCCCTAGAGTGACCCCTTCTAGCCATCCCTACCTCCTGGCCCTACATCTGCAGATCCTGATGACCTATTCCAGCCAGAGCCAGTCTCCTAGGAAGAGGCCCCAAGAGAAAAGAGCCCTTCCTTCTCCAAGGCAGCCTCCATGTGTTGGTCCCTCCCTGGGGCCCAGCTTGGGTGGCTGATGTCCTGTCTGTGCCCTGCTGGGGAGTGCTGCCCAGCCTGGCTCTCTGTaaggcaggtgggtggaggggtGAGGTGGGCCCCCTGGCGCTGGGGCCCTGCTCACCAACTTTCTCTGGTTGCTGAGGCAGAAGGTGCAGATCTGTTTGGGCTGCGCATTCTCGCCATCTCGGGCTGGCGGggctggcggcggcggcggaggcggcgggggtggggggctgccgGTGCGTGCCGCATGGAAGAAGGTGGGTCCGGAGTGGCACGGCTGCCCATCGCCGCAGGCCTCGCCCACCAGCAGCACGTTGCCCAGGTGCGAGATATAGCTGGAGGCCAGGCGCAGCGTCTCGATCTTGGAGAGCTTGCGGTCGGCGGGTTCGGTGGGGATGAGCGTGCGCAGCGCCGTGAAGGCCGTGTTCACGCTGTTGGTGCGGTCCCGCTCGCGCGCGTTCGCCGTGTGCCGCTGCCGGGGCTCGCGACCCGGCCGCCCCCCGGGCCCCGGCCCACCACCCCCGGCCCGCCGGCCCACGGCCCGCCGCCGGGCGCCCTGGAGGCCGCAGCGCGCCGCATGCACGCGGCAGGGCTTCTCGTCCGAGCCCGAGCTCTCGCTGCCGTGGTCCTCATCCTCAGACAGCGGGCTCACCTCGGGGTACAGGTAGCGGCCCGGCGGTGCCGAGCGTAGCATGGTGAAGGACACGGGCCGGGGGCCGGCGTCAGCTCCGCCGTGCGCCGCTCATGCCGGCTCCTGCGGCGGCCACGGGCCTCGCGGGCCGCCGGCCGGGCGAGGCGCGGGTCTCGTCTCGGCTGCGCCCCGCGGTGGCGGCTGCCGGGCGCCGCGCGCACACGTGCGTCCTGGCTGGAGCGGGGCCGCGAGTTGCGCCTTTATAGCGCCGGCCGGCCCCTCCCCCGCGCCGCCACCtcctcccaggcccagccccagccccagcccgtcCAGGCCGGGCCATCAAGTGAGGCTTGgctgcctgggggtgggggggtggcggCTCCTGCCATCTTGTGCCCTCCCCCCCATGCCTTGGAGCATCTTTCTGGCTCTGGGATGCAGGTGAAGTGGAAGCCCCAGGTGCTACTGGAACCCTCAGGAACTCGGTGCCTGCCCTTCCCTCTTGGTGCTCAGGGGGAACCCATGAGCAGGCAGGCTTTCCCTCTGCCTGCCCAGGTTTACCCAGATGCCCTGGCCTCCTTGTTCCTCCTGCTTGCACATGGCCTTCTGCGCCCAGCTGTGTGCCTAGAAGGGCCAGAAGTTAGCCCCAGCAGTTGCTGCCCAAAGACTTTTGTGTGGGGTGGCACAGTCTGTGCCCTGCACCTGTCTGCTCCAGGTCTGTGCCTTCTGCCAGCATCCTCTCTTTATCCTAGACCACGGCTGCCCCCCTTTCCCCTGCCTGGTGCTTCTGGAGCCTCCTCAACACCAGAGCATACCCAGATGAGACCAGCTCCTTCTAGGGCCCCTCCAAATGGGGATGGCCATCCCGTCCCCCAGGCTCACGGTGGAGGACGACAGGCTGACTGTGTAGATGTGGGGGGTGCTGGAGACCTCTTACCCCATGGGACCACAGGGCCCAAGGAGAGGGCCTGGTCAGGCCTGCTGAGAGGGGCTGAGGGCCCAAGAGGTCCTGTCCTGCTGCAAAAGGGCCTTGAGCACCCAGCTGTACTCAAGTCTTGTCTGGTCCCCTCCCCCCATGGCTACTGTTGCAGGAAGCGGCTGCCTGGGCAGCAGTCCTCGGTCTGGAGGAGTGAGGGTGGTAGCTGGCAGGGGCCGAAACCAGGAATGTGAGTCCAGGAATGTGGCTGCTCTGCCCACcgaaggagggagggggcaggggcagggaggtCCCCAGCTACCTGTAGAGCAGAGCGCAGTGACTTCTGTCACCTTGTGGagtgggtggggaggggtctCCCCCTGATCCCTGTCTCTAGCTACCCATTTTGGCCTAAGGCCCCTGCCAGGGGAGGGAGCCCATGGGCGATGAGGTCATCCCTGTCTGTGGCTGCCCAGAGCCCTGGCCAAGGAATCTGACGAGGGGGAGGCCAGGGCTGGCACCACTTCAGTGGAAAATGTGAAGGTGCGGCTGTGGGCCTCAGAGGCCTGGGGGGGCGGCAGTGCCGGCTGCCGTGCCACGTCAGACCCTAGGGCCAGGGAAAGGGCACATGTGGGGTCTGCCAGACTCAGGTGCTTGAGGCCGGTCCCTTTGCTCTTGCGCGcgcgctctcgctctctctctctctctctctctctctctctctctctctctctctctctctctctccctctctccctctctctcaaccCAGGGTGGCttacagggagggagggagagcatggtgGGACAGGTGCTGACATGGTGGCCCTGGCTACAGGATATCCGGAACACAGTGGGCAATGTGCCTCTTGAGTGGTACGAGGACTTCCCGCATGTGGGCTATGACCTGGATGGCAGGCGCATCTACAAGCCCCTGCGGACCCGGGATGAGCTGGACCAGTTTCTGGATAAGATGGACGATCCTGACTTCTGGTCAGTGGGCCtctgggtggggcctggggagTGTCTGGAAGCAAGGGCTTTGGCTCTAACTGGCCGTCCCCCAGGCGCACGGTGAAGGACAGGATGACAGGGCATGACCTGCGGCTGACGGATGAGCAGGTGGCCCTGGTGCAGCGGCTACAGCGAGGCCAGTTTGGGGATGTGAGCTTCAACCCTTATGAGGTAGGTTGGGACAGCTGGCCCTGGGGACCTGGAGCTGGGCTGGGCCCCTGCCTGGACACCACACCTGTCTCCCTAGCCGGCTGTGGACTTCTTCAGCGGGGACATCATGATCCACCCAGTGACCAACAGACCTGCCGACAAACGCAGCTTCATCCCGTCCCTGGTGGAGAAAGAGAAGGTGGGAGCTGCCTGCCCCCAGGCAGGGTGAATCCTGTCCCCAGGCAGGGTGAGGCCCTGTGCTCTGTCCTGACCTGAGTCTCCCCATGTAGGTGTCTCGCATGGTGCATGCCATCAAGATGGGCTGGATCCAGCCTCGCCGGCCCCGAGACCCTACCCCCAGATTCTACGACTTGTGGGCACAAGAGGACCCCAATGCTGTGCTGGGACGCCACAAGATGCATGTGCCTGCCCCCAAGCTGGCCCTGCCTGGCCACGCCGAGTCCTATAACCCCCCTCCTGAGTACCTGCCCACTGAGGAGGAGGTGTGTCTGGGGGGGTGGGGTCTGGGCTTGAGGTGCTCTCCTCCCTGCTCACCCCACCTGCCGGTCGGTCTCCACAGCGCTTGGCCTGGGCACAGCAGGAGCCTGGAGAGAGGAAGCTCAATTTCCTGCCAC
This window of the Ictidomys tridecemlineatus isolate mIctTri1 chromosome 7, mIctTri1.hap1, whole genome shotgun sequence genome carries:
- the Scx gene encoding basic helix-loop-helix transcription factor scleraxis: MLRSAPPGRYLYPEVSPLSEDEDHGSESSGSDEKPCRVHAARCGLQGARRRAVGRRAGGGGPGPGGRPGREPRQRHTANARERDRTNSVNTAFTALRTLIPTEPADRKLSKIETLRLASSYISHLGNVLLVGEACGDGQPCHSGPTFFHAARTGSPPPPPPPPPPPAPPARDGENAQPKQICTFCLSNQRKLSKDRDRKTAIRS